The DNA sequence CCAGCCCAAGAATCCAAGCAGGGTGGGGTCGTTGGGGCGTCGCTGCAAAGCCTTTTTGAGAAGATCTTCTGCCTTCGCGTGCTCTCGGCTCTTAACCAACAATACCGCTTGGCGGATAGCATCCTGCACTTCTTCGCGCCCAGTTCCTTTGGGGAACTCTCCAGAAAGCGCTTTGTATGCTCCTTCAACACGCCGCCAGAGGTCAGTTCGAGCATGAACTGTTCTCACTAATGCACGAGTATTAATATTGACTTCATATCTGGGCTCCCCATCTATGACTCGAGGTTTAGGCACCAAAAAGAGCCGCTGGAGTTCTGCAATTGAGCTTCCAAGAAGATCATCAGCGAATCCAGTGAGACTCTGAAGCTCCAGAAAAGATGGCGCATGCTTAACCATACATGCTGCAATCAGCACTTCTCGCGCCCTAGGCGAGAGCTTATCAAGCTCTCGGCCCAATGCATATTTTCTCGCTTCGTCGCCAGAGCGAGTGCGCCACTCGTTAATCGCCTGATGGAGTGGCATGATAGCAGCCAAGCGAATGAGGTCCTCCATATACAGAGGGGAAGACTCAGTGGCAGAAACAATATCGGCGATAGAATGCGAGGTGAGTTCTTTGACGTCAAGACTCATCATTTGATAGCGAGACTTGATAAAGTCTTCAGCATCGTCTTTGCTCAACCCCGTCACTTGGGTAACCGTATGGCCGGTTCCCAGGATTGTTCTGCGGGAAGTTAACAACGCTTTGGATTTTGTCTGAGGAAGCAATAGAGTGAAGAATTCGATAGCATCTTCCCCCGCGCCCTCTAGGCTGTCGATATCGTCCACCACGACCAAAGCGGGAAACAAGTTCAAGAGCTCAAGGCATCGAGCCCTTTTTGTTTCCAAAGGACGAGAAGCGTCTTCACGCCACCCATAGAGGGTGAGGAGTTTCGAAAGCGCGCTGTCGAGGTTGGAGAAATCCGGCTCATCTATATTTTGTACTTGCCCTTCTTGAAAGCGCTTGAGCTTGGCACTTAGCCAAATTACTATTTGAAATGGTGCGGGGGCGCGTTTCTTCACTTCTTCTGCAAAAGCGTAAGCCAATGCAGATTTGCCCTTACCTCCATCGCCAACAAGCACCCATCGGCGGCTCAGTGGATCGTCAAACCACTTTCTGAGTTCATCGAGTTCGATAGTTCGTCCTACGAAGTCAACAACAATTGTTTCCCGCGGGGGAAGTCGATCTTCCAACGAAGGAGGGATGTCGCTCTCGCTTGCGATAGGCCTCCCACTCAATTGAGAGCTCAAATGAGCAACCTGCTCTGCCTCCTTTTCAAAGGAAAGTTGAGTCAGAACTCTGCGTGCGCAATCGAGCAAGACAAACGCATCTTCAAACGAGAAATCTGTCTCCGCTGGGTGCGAAAGTGGGTCTCGCAGAGCCTTGATGTTTTGCATCCATTGAAGCAGAGCCCGTTTTGACAACTTACGCTCATTTGGGTCGAGCGAGCCCACTGAAGGCACAAGCACGTCAAAGTGAACGTCAAAGATGTTGAAGAAGTGATTGACGCCAAGGAGGTCGAACTCGTCTAGAAGTGGGGCGCTGATTTCTCCTGTCTTTCGTCGTTCCTCGGCAGCGGCTTTTATTCCAGCCCACTCTTTTTGAAAGGGCTGTTGTAGCTTCTTCTGGAAATCTGTTGGGAACGCCTTGGTAAGTGCGTCGCGAGTATGGCGAACAATTGTATTTCGATAGATTCTTTGAATACCTTCGTAACAGAGCCCGAGATTCGTCATGGCCACGATTAAATAATGAGGCAGGATTTTGGTCAAGCAGTTAGTCCTACTGTGTCATAAACGTTAGGGCTCCCTCGGGAATAGTCGTGTTGGCTGCTCCGGAGGAGCAGGACATTCCCGAGGGAAAGCCAGGCGTTTGGGACATCGTAGGATTAGCAGGGTTTTGAAAAGGGGCTTGAGGGTCTTCTGACATACAACCCATGGGGATGGAGCCTCAACATCATACAATGGGTGCTAGGCCTCTCGAAGTCTGCCTTGAAAATGTTCTGCTCGACACACCAAACTCGTTAGCCGACAATGTTTCCCAGGGAGTAACAACGCAGGCATGCGTTAGCGGAGTTCCGGTGCATACAGGGGACGTGTTTTCGGCATCGCAGAGTCCCTCCCCCCAAGGGAAGGAGCCATGAAACCGGCGCAACTCCAATCCTCGCTGGAGCAGGACAGGTGGTGCCGAACACCCTCTCCGTGCTTTCGTCTCCAAAGACAGGCCTGATTCAAAGTCAGGGGCTGCGGAGATCAGAAGGTGAGCGAGGTCGGGCATTTGTGCAGGAGGAGGCGCGTCTTGGTGGATACCGTCCGTAGCAGTCGCGGATTCTGATCGCGCTCCTGGATGTCATCTCAGGTAGGCGACGAGGCCGCTTACCTGTCCGGTTCCCAGTAGGAAAGAGGTGAGCTACAGCGCCCCCCGGGAGAAGGCGGCGGGATGGAGCTGGCGAGCCCCATCCCCCCAAGTGGCTTCCGCAGGGAAAAGGCGCAGGAGCCGGGAGCAGTGGAGCATGAGTGGAGTGCCAGGACAACGGCGGCGCGCGTTGCGCTGGGCCGAGATGGAGTGGAGCCCGGAGTTGGAGGACCCACGGCAGGCGCGGGGCAAGAGGTACGAGCACCACGGGCTGTTGGGGCTGTTGGGGCTGTTGGTGGCAGCGTTCGCCTGTGGGCTGAAGAGCTTGAGGCGGATGGAGGACTTGGCCACGGACTTGGGAGCGCGCGTGCGCAAGCGGCTTTCGGTGCCCCAGAAAGTGTCGGACACCACGCTGTGGCGGCTGTTGGCCGGGCAGTCGACGGCGGGGCTGCGGCAGACGGTGGCCGCCCAGGTGCGCAGGCTGCTCAAGAAGCCAGGGCTGCAGAAAGTGGCGCTGCCAATGGGCGTCATGTCCTTCGATGGCAAGAGCCTGTGGACCAGCCAGCAGCAGCAGGTGCCCGGGCTGGAGGCGGTGGCCAATGACGAAGCGGGCACGCCGCTGTGGCGCCTGGGAGCGCTGCGGGCGGTGCTCACCCACTTGGTGGCCGCCCCCTGCGTGGACCTGGAATTCATCGGCGCCAAGGAGGGCGAGAGCCCGGCGTTCCGTCGGTTGCTGCCGCGGGTGGTGAAGACATGGGGCGAGCACTTCCAGGTGCGACCGCCAGCCATGCCTGCACTCGCGCTCCTCGCTGGAGGTGACGGCCTGGCTGCGAGTGATGGCCTACAACCTGGTGTCGGCTTGGCGTGCGCGGCTGCCGCTCAAGGACAGGCTGCCAGTGGCCTGGGCTCGCGCCTGCGAGATGCTGCGCGACGCGCTCGTCCACGGTCGCGCGGAGGTGCCCCTGCCCACACTCGCCTGACGGGTTCGCCGGCCCCTCCGCCTTCTCCCTCATCTCGAACTCACTGCACGGCCGCCCGGCCGAACGGCGCAGCATTGCCTTCGTGCACCCGCTCTCATCAGGCTCTACTCACGCGATCGCAGAGGCCTGACTTTGGATCAGGCCTGGCCTCCAAAGAGGGTAGGACAGACGGCCCGGGATTTCGTAGGCTGGGGCCATGCTCCAGGGCTCGGGCCGCTGCCACTATCACCCGGATCGCGCGGGGCTCGGCATCTGCGTCGAGTGCCGGCGGGTCATCTGCCGAGAGTGCACCACGCAGTTCGAGGGCATCAACCGCTGCGCGAGCTGCCTCGAGAAGCGCCTCAAGGTGCTGGAGGGCCCCGCGCAGCGCCAGGAATGGTCGTTCGGCAATGTGGTGCTCGCGCTGCTGAGCGTGGGCATTGTCTATGGGGGGGTCCGCCTGGCCATCGTGCTGGCGGGTTACTGAATGGCCGTCTCCGCGCTCGAGCTGCGCCCCCGAGGCGCTGTCGCCATCCTGGATGCCGCCCTGCGGCTGTGCTCGCGCACCACGGGCGTCTGGGCACTCACGCTGCCCGGTGGGGCCCTGGTCACCGCTGCCCTGCTCCACCTGGCCGACGCGGCGACTCACCGCCAGCCGCTGGCCCTGCCCGCACTGTGGATGACGCTCGCCTGGCTCGCCCGCGGCGTGCTCCAGGGCGCCACCTGCCACTACTTGCAGGAGCTGCTCTTGGGGCAGAAGGAGCCCGCTGCGCTCTCCAGCCTGCGTGCCGCTCTGGGCCGACTGCCCAGCCTCTTCGCCACGACGGCCTTCCTGCTCGTCTTCAACACCGCCACGCTCGTCTTCTCGCTGGGGCTCGCCTTCTTCCTGCTGTCCTCTCACATCGTCGGCTACGCGGTGACGATGCAGGGCAAGGGCAGCCCCCTCCGGCTGTATGGGCTGTGCTCGCGGATGCTGGGACCGGCGCGCGCCAGCGCCACGGGCGTGCGGATGATGCTGCTGGTGCAGGCGCTGCTCCTGGTCAACCTCCACCTGGCGATCAACGTGCTGTTCTGGCTGGGCCGGACCCTGCTGGGCATCGATCTCACCTTCGCCGAGCGCTTCGCGTCGATCGACAACCCTTCCTGGTGGCTCTTCATCGTCGCGCTCACCTTCACACTCTTCGAGCCCATCAAGGCGGCCACCTCCACCCTTCTGCTGGTGGACGGGCGAGTGCGCCAGGAAGGGCTGGATCTGCTCGCCTCGGTGCAACAGCTCCCAGCGCGGAAGAGCCCCGGCTCGGCCCGGAGCGCGGCACTTGTCTTCCTGTGCGTCCTGCTCGGCGGCACGGCGGCCCGGGCCCAGACCGAGCCCCAGGAAGAGGTGGTGCCGCGCTCGGAGCTTCGCCAGCGCCTGGAGGCGGTGACCGAGCGCTGCAACGCCGAGGGTGATGGCGTGGAAGAGTCCCTTGAGGCCACGGACTCGCTGAGCCAAGCGGAGGCCATCAAGCTCCAGCGCCTGCTGCGCAGCGTGGAGCAACTGGCGAACGAGGACGAGGACTGCACAGCGGCGCGAGAGAAGCTGCAGCAAGGCCTGACGCTGGCCCGGCAGACGTCGGAACTCGAGCAGGCCCCACCGGACGCGCGGGCCGCCTCCGCGAAGGCCCAGGACATCCTCTCGCGCCCCGAGTTCGCCCAGGCCCCTCCCCCTCCCGAGAAGGAGGAGCAGGTGAAGGAGGAGTCCGCGCCGCCCGAGGAGTCCGGCTGGTGGAAGGACTTCAAGGACTGGCTGAAGAAGATGCTCAAGAAGCTCTTCGAGCCAGATCCCGACCGCAAGCCGCCTCCCCGGCGTGCCGACTTTGCGCCCTCGACGGGCATGAGCGGTGCCAACGTCATCGTGGTCCTCGGCATCGCGCTGACGGTGGTGGTGCTGGCGGCCGTGCTCATCCGCGCCCTGGGCCGCCGGCAGAAAGAGGAGACCGCGCAGCTCGAGGTGAGCACGCTGGACGCGAAGGCGCTCGCGAACGACGAGCTGAGCGCCCTGGCCCGCCCGCCAGAGGGCTGGGCCCACCTGGCTGACGAGCTGGCCGCCAAGGGCGAGTACCGCGAGGCGGTGCGCAGCCTCTACCTGGCGCTGCTGTCCCGGCTGCACCGCGAGGGCGCCATCCTCTATGACTCCACGCTGAGCAACTGGGACTACCTGCGCCACTTCAAGGGCCGCCGGGACTGGCTGCCGCCCTTCCGCGAGCTGACGCGCCGCTTCGACTTCGCCTGGTACGGCAACCTGCCGGTGGGGGCTCAGGGCTACCAGGACTTCCGCGCCCTCACGCAGCCGCTGCTCAACGCGCCCGCGCAGCTGGAGGCCCCCGGTGCGTGATCGTTTCCCCCTGCTCGTCGTGGGTGGACTGGTGCTCGTGGCACTGCTGGGCAACCTCCTGCTGAAGGGGGCCTCTCGCAGCGGGTTCGCGGACGTCCTGTCCACGTACCGGGCCTCGGAGGGCGGCGCGAGGGCGCTCTACCTGCTGCTCCAGGAGAGCGGCCTGCCCGTGGTCCGGCGCTCCTCGGATCTCCAGGTGATGGACAAGGACTCCTCCGCCACGGTGGTGCTGCTGGCGGTGGACGTGAGCGGCTCGCGCGAGGACGACCCGGACGAGACGATGCTCGCCGTCGATCGCGGCGATGACTTGTCGAGCGAGGACGTGCCCAGCGAGGGCCTCAACTTCCTCAAGGCCCAGCGGCTGAGCGAGGACGAGCGCGAGAAGCTGATCGAACACGTGAAGGCGGGACACTCGCTCGTGTACGTGGTGTGGGGCTCGCGGGAGAACCCGCTCCTGGACGCGATGAAGGTGAAGCTGTCCAAGGTGGACACCTCGCTGCCCATGCGCACGCTCGTGCCTCCGCTGTCCACGCCGTACACATTGGGCGTGGAGCGCGTGGAGGCCAAGGTGCAGTCCTTCCTGGAGCTTCCCTCGGACGCGGTGCCCGTGCTGCAGGACGCGCAGCTGGAGCAACCGGTGGCGGCGGTGGTACCGCTGGGCCTGGGCAAGGTGCTGGTGGTGGGCGCCCCCGAGCTGGCGATGAACCAGGCGCTCGCACGCGCGGACAACGCGCAGTTCTGGCTGAGCACCCTGCGCGCCCTGGGCCCCGGGCCCTATGAGTTCAGTGAGTTCCACCACGGCTTCACCGACCAGCGATCGATCATCGACTTCGCGCGGCGCTATGGCCTGCAGTTCGCGGTGGCGCAGCTGCTGCTCGGGCTGGGGCTGTGGTCCATCTCGCTCAAGCGCTTCGGCCGCCCGCGCCCACCGCCCGAGTCCGTCCGCGTGGGCGCCACGGATGCCCTCTTCGCCATGAGCCGCCTCTACCGCGAGGGCGGCCACCAGCCGTTCGCCGCCGGGCTGATTGCCAAGGGGCTGACGCAGGACCTGGCCATCTACGCCGGGCTGCCCGCGCACTCCTCCGCGCCGGCCGTGGCCGAGGGGCTGCTGGCGCGCAGCCGGGAGGATCTGTCCCAGGGTCTGCGGGCCATCGTGCGCCGCGCCGAGGAGACGAAGAGCGACAAGGATCTCCAGCAGCTGGCCGCGCGCGCCGCCGAGCTGCGCAACCGCATCCATCCCACCGGGCGATTGCACGCGCCCACCGCATCCGCCGAGGAGTCATGACCGTTCCATC is a window from the Hyalangium minutum genome containing:
- a CDS encoding ATP-binding protein is translated as MTKILPHYLIVAMTNLGLCYEGIQRIYRNTIVRHTRDALTKAFPTDFQKKLQQPFQKEWAGIKAAAEERRKTGEISAPLLDEFDLLGVNHFFNIFDVHFDVLVPSVGSLDPNERKLSKRALLQWMQNIKALRDPLSHPAETDFSFEDAFVLLDCARRVLTQLSFEKEAEQVAHLSSQLSGRPIASESDIPPSLEDRLPPRETIVVDFVGRTIELDELRKWFDDPLSRRWVLVGDGGKGKSALAYAFAEEVKKRAPAPFQIVIWLSAKLKRFQEGQVQNIDEPDFSNLDSALSKLLTLYGWREDASRPLETKRARCLELLNLFPALVVVDDIDSLEGAGEDAIEFFTLLLPQTKSKALLTSRRTILGTGHTVTQVTGLSKDDAEDFIKSRYQMMSLDVKELTSHSIADIVSATESSPLYMEDLIRLAAIMPLHQAINEWRTRSGDEARKYALGRELDKLSPRAREVLIAACMVKHAPSFLELQSLTGFADDLLGSSIAELQRLFLVPKPRVIDGEPRYEVNINTRALVRTVHARTDLWRRVEGAYKALSGEFPKGTGREEVQDAIRQAVLLVKSREHAKAEDLLKKALQRRPNDPTLLGFLGWVYKAWEPRRVTDAREKFERAYQLKHRNEEMYKHWVSMEFAEHEWTKAAEAAEKGLNLLPGNSSLRSFAGQARSRLGKDLAAGMHRERARDEFLKAQAHLEGALDGLSKSSPENIDLRGYSYRSLALTYEALGVRVKLPALMKDWREEFPDDPMAASECERLARKFHL
- a CDS encoding DUF4350 domain-containing protein, encoding MRDRFPLLVVGGLVLVALLGNLLLKGASRSGFADVLSTYRASEGGARALYLLLQESGLPVVRRSSDLQVMDKDSSATVVLLAVDVSGSREDDPDETMLAVDRGDDLSSEDVPSEGLNFLKAQRLSEDEREKLIEHVKAGHSLVYVVWGSRENPLLDAMKVKLSKVDTSLPMRTLVPPLSTPYTLGVERVEAKVQSFLELPSDAVPVLQDAQLEQPVAAVVPLGLGKVLVVGAPELAMNQALARADNAQFWLSTLRALGPGPYEFSEFHHGFTDQRSIIDFARRYGLQFAVAQLLLGLGLWSISLKRFGRPRPPPESVRVGATDALFAMSRLYREGGHQPFAAGLIAKGLTQDLAIYAGLPAHSSAPAVAEGLLARSREDLSQGLRAIVRRAEETKSDKDLQQLAARAAELRNRIHPTGRLHAPTASAEES
- a CDS encoding DUF4129 domain-containing protein, with protein sequence MAVSALELRPRGAVAILDAALRLCSRTTGVWALTLPGGALVTAALLHLADAATHRQPLALPALWMTLAWLARGVLQGATCHYLQELLLGQKEPAALSSLRAALGRLPSLFATTAFLLVFNTATLVFSLGLAFFLLSSHIVGYAVTMQGKGSPLRLYGLCSRMLGPARASATGVRMMLLVQALLLVNLHLAINVLFWLGRTLLGIDLTFAERFASIDNPSWWLFIVALTFTLFEPIKAATSTLLLVDGRVRQEGLDLLASVQQLPARKSPGSARSAALVFLCVLLGGTAARAQTEPQEEVVPRSELRQRLEAVTERCNAEGDGVEESLEATDSLSQAEAIKLQRLLRSVEQLANEDEDCTAAREKLQQGLTLARQTSELEQAPPDARAASAKAQDILSRPEFAQAPPPPEKEEQVKEESAPPEESGWWKDFKDWLKKMLKKLFEPDPDRKPPPRRADFAPSTGMSGANVIVVLGIALTVVVLAAVLIRALGRRQKEETAQLEVSTLDAKALANDELSALARPPEGWAHLADELAAKGEYREAVRSLYLALLSRLHREGAILYDSTLSNWDYLRHFKGRRDWLPPFRELTRRFDFAWYGNLPVGAQGYQDFRALTQPLLNAPAQLEAPGA